The Primulina tabacum isolate GXHZ01 chromosome 1, ASM2559414v2, whole genome shotgun sequence genome contains the following window.
tttgattaattaaattaattttaatgaaTAGTTCAAAAAAGTTTTTATATTGGGCGGCGATTACATTAAAATTTGAGATAATCAGCATCTCGATATAGATTAAACGTTCGACCCTACAGTGAGATCTAATCGTTGAAAAAGAATTCATGTATATTTTGACCTGCATGAAAATATACAAGTGATCGATCATTTTCAATTATTCGATCTACAGTGAAATTCCAAGTCATACGAATCCTCAACTTATAATGACTTCAAATGCTTACCTTCTCCAGCAGCAAGATTGAAGTGAAGATCTACAACGTTGGGGCATTTTCGATAGCATTCATCCGAGCAAAGCTTGAGCGCGAAACGGGATTCAAGAAAAGAGTCAGACGAGATCCCGAGCGTGTTTCTGTCCAGCCCACACGCATTTACGCATTCATCTGTTTCGATCAAGTTCTTGTATTTGTCGGCCTCGATCTCTGAAGTGCGGCACATGTACACCTCCTCCCCGCTTCTGCGCACGATCTTCTCCAGCACACATCGCCTCCCGGAGGATGATACGGCAAACGAGCAACAATTTTTGTCAAGATTCTCGCACTCCATATTGGCTGACAAGAAAATGGAGTTTACAGTTTATTTGGATCCAGTTATGAATTTTTAGATTTCAAAATCTTTTGATTTACTGTAAGCCTGtaaatattcttggttttgcaaatttaattttaagaccgaattttaaaatcaaataagtaatacaataattcataatttTGAGACTTCAATAATACAAAAATACATTGCATCAGATTTTAATATTTAACTCTGGCAATTGTGTAAATTGTTGTAAGCCAAAGAGCGACTCACCTAGAATACCTTGCACCAAGAAGGCCGATACGAGAGCAAATACAATTGAAGATTTTGAAATCTTTTGTGAGGCCATAAATGCTTGTTTGATAGACAAATTGTTTGGTCAAATTGGGAGCCTAAAATCACTTGAAGAAGCGTTTCAGTAACAAGACAAGAAATCGATATCAATCCAATGCAAAAAACATTGGCTAGATGGGCACTCATTTATACATGAGATAACGGTGTGGAAAAATATACATGGAAACTCTACTTTTCAATAAGTTTGTGTTAGGATCAAGACTTTAGTATTAGGTCAAAAGTTATAGCTGTTTCAATgcctaattttattttctcttaTTTGTGGTAGTGCATAGTGCATCTACTTGAGTGTAATGGATTGGACTAATAGATCCATGAGCCGGGGATGTGCATGTCTATATGCTGATGATAAAAATCTGACATCACTCTTTTACGGGCCCACCTAGCCAACCATATCAAGCGGCGCAACGTCAGCATCTTAACATATGAAAACTTTTTAAGATGTCACCTATCCTAATATTATTCTCACTCATACAAGTTTAACTCAACAGTTTGGCACACCCATGTaaaaatataatacataaaAACTCTATTTTCCAATAAGTTTGTCCATTGATTTGACCACTATAAGAATACACTTTTATCTCATAAAATAGACAAAATTATCTTTGATATTGCTTTTTTAAGTTCTATAACAAAAATTATACACTTACTTTGAGAACATTATTATTTACGAATTATATTTgctaaaaatttataatatgtgCAAACTATTATTATTCATTCCGTGCACAAAAAGGTCAGTGAAATCTATTTCTTGAAATGGATTATCGTATAAAATTACAGAaatggtaaaaattaatataattagaCGTCATAATGCTCACTATAATTCGGTTTTGCAATTTATGCTATGCAACTAATTCTATTTCAAACTTGGGATAGAAAGTGAGAAAATTTTCTATTACTAATATAGTCTTCAAACAATAATGTGCAATTAAAAAGAATTTCATAAAAAAGAAATTGGTAACACAAATATAATACAAATAACTAGAACAAATCCTTAATTTAAAAAGATTgccggaaaataaaaataaaaataattatttttttccaccgatataaatatattacttgtaaaataaattttaaacttttacaCCCCAACAATCTAGAAAAATCTAAGTAAAGGTTCAAACAAGACTCTCGCCGTGTACAACGGACCTTTGAAATTGGAACGtgaaattaaaacaaattaattttgatttcACTTGGAATTTTAGTTCACAAAAACTTATTCAACATAATCTTATATGTCACTTTTATGAaacaaatattctatttgaataaaaaatattactttttatgtaattattatatatatatatatatatatatgaacgtGATTGACTtatctcataaaaaaaatatgtcacATAATCCCACAATACTCAGTTTGTTAGGCCTA
Protein-coding sequences here:
- the LOC142517725 gene encoding uncharacterized protein LOC142517725, whose protein sequence is MASQKISKSSIVFALVSAFLVQGILANMECENLDKNCCSFAVSSSGRRCVLEKIVRRSGEEVYMCRTSEIEADKYKNLIETDECVNACGLDRNTLGISSDSFLESRFALKLCSDECYRKCPNVVDLHFNLAAGEGIYLPKLCKEQGANARRGMVEIKSSGLVAPGPDSPMLTSHNFLSAPAPAVPPF